The Phycisphaerae bacterium nucleotide sequence CAGCCGGACACAGACCCGGTTCTCGTATGCCGATCTGCTGGCCGCCGAACGACTGCAGTCGCTGAGCCAGGAGCTCCGGATGATGCGAGGCGGCCGGAAGCTGGACCCCCTGCAGTCCGGAGTCCGCGACATCAACGAGAAGCTCGCTCTGCTTCGTCGTGTGTTTCAGGGAGAGGTCATCCGCCTGGTTCCAGGCGCCGCCGCGGAGAGCCCCTGGCGGGCAATTGGCTCGTCTTCCGCCGTGGGAGCGCCTGTCCCCGAAGCGGTCAGGGCCGCCTGGCATGACTTGGGCGGGGCATTCCTCGCCGAGGACGCCGATGCCTTCACCGTCGCCGGCGATCAGCTGGTCGCCGCCCTGGATCAGGTGTCCGCCTCAGACCGGCCCGACGAGCACGCCGTCGCCCTGGAACTCCGCTACAACCGGTTGTTTCTGTTCCGCAAGGCTTACCTGGCGATGGCCGGGGGCGCGATCCTGGCGCTGATCGCGGCACTCCGCGGATGGAGAAAACTCAACGCGGCAGCCGTGGCCGCGCTCGTTCTGGGCTTCGCCATGCTCAGCTACGGGCTCTGGCTGCGCTGGATGATCGCCGGCAGGATCCCGGCATCCAATATGTACGAATCGCTGCTCTTCCTGAGCTGGGGCATGGGGGCGTTCGGCATCGTCTCCATGCTGCTGGTTCGCGATCGAATCGTGCCCATCACCGCATCGTGGCTGGGTGCACTGGCTCTCATCCTGGCCGAGACACTGCCGGTCGACCCGTTCATCCGGCCGATCGCTCCCGTTCTTCTCGATACCGTCTGGATGTCCATTCACGTGCCGGTCATCATGCTGTCGTATAGCGTGCTCGCGCTGGCGGCGCTGGCGGCCCACGTGCAGCTCGTCCTCATGGCGTGGGCCCCGGGTCACCAGCGGCTCACGACCATGATCGACGCCGTGCATTCGTGGTATATGTACGCGGGGTGTGTGTTGCTGGCTGCCGGTATTGCGACCGGAAGCATGTGGGCTTCCTCGTCGTGGGGACGCTACTGGGGCTGGGATCCCAAGGAAGTCTGGTCGCTCATCGCCTTCCTGGCCTACCTGGCAATCCTCCATCTGAGAGCCGACAAGGGTGACACGCCGGGTTGGGTATATGCGCTTGGGGCCGGCCTCGGCGCCGTAGTCCTGACCATCCTGGCGATCAGCCTTCGTCCGCTGAGCGGAGCCGAGGTCGGAGCCCTGCTCGGTGCGACCGTCGCCATTCTCCTCTTCGTCCTGGCTCGCGGGCCGTTTGCGACCGCTTTCAAGAGCGTCCTGGCTTTCTGGACGATCGTCATGACCTATGTGGGGGTCAACTACGTGCTCGGCATCGGCGTTCACAGCTACGGCTTCGGCACCGGGGCGGTCGTCCGCTACATGTTCATGATCGGCGGCATCGACTTGTCGCTCATCGTCGCGTGCGCCGCCGTATACCTGCTGCGGAGTCGGGTGGCAAGGTCTGCCCAGGTCGCGCCCCTCTGACCACGAAATGCTTCCTCAAATCCCAGGAGCCGTCGCCCCTTGGCTGACCGGAGCTTGATTCACCAGAAAGAGCACGGCCATGCGGATGGCCAAGCCGTTGGAGACTTGCCGGAGGATGGAACTGTTCGGGCCGTCCGCGACGTCGCTGGCCAGCTCGACGCCGCGGTTGATTGGACCTGGGTGCAGGATGAGCAAGTCGGGCTTGGTGCCCTTGAGCCGCTCGCGGGTCAGGCCGAAAAGACGAACGTACTCCTCGGTGCTGGGGAAGAGCTGGCTGGTCATCCGCTCGCGCTGGATCCGGAGCATATTCACCACGTCGGCATCACGAAGAGCCTGATCGAGATTGTGACTGACGTTTGCCCCCATTTTTTCGAAAGCCCTGGGCACCAGCGTGGTCGGGCCCACCAGCGTGACCTTGGCGCCCAGCTTGTTGAGCCCCCAAAGATTCGACCGGGCAACACGCGAGTGGGCGATGTCGCCGACGATGACGACGTTGAGGCCTTCGATGCGGCCTTTGCGCTCGCGGATCGTGAAGATGTCAATCAGCCCCTGCGTGGGATGCTCGTGCTGGCCATCGCCCGCGTTGAGTACGTGGCAGTTGGTGAACTGCGTGATGTAGTGGGGGGCGCCTGCGGCTGTGTGCCGGATCACGAAGGTGTCCACGCCCATCGCTTCGATGTTCCGAACGGTGTCGCGCAGGGATTCGCCCTTCGTCACCGAGGACTTGGCGGCCGAGAACTCCATGACGTCCGCCGAAAGCCGCTGGGCGGCCAGCGAGAAGCTCATCCGGGTGCGAGTCGAGTCCTCGAAAAACAGGTTGACGACCACGCGGCCGCGAAGGGCAGGGACCTTCTTGATGCTCCGGGTGGACACTTCCTGAAAGCTCTCCGCGGTCTTGAAGATGTGAAGCAGCTCGTCGCGGGACAGATCCTCGAGCCCCAGGAGATGAGGCCGTGTCCAGACGAAACCATCCTGCGGATGAGCCGAAACCACCCCGGTACGCACGGCGGCCGCGGCCGGTGTGGATCCCGTGGTCCTTGATTTGCTCATTCCGAACGCACCTCTTCCACGCCATCCGATTCGGTCAACAGCACGGTTACCGAGACCCCCGGCTGCTTCACCGTCAGTCCAACGAAGTCAGCCTGAATGGGCAGCTCCCGCCCCGGCCGATCTACCAGGACCGCCAACCGGATCGCCTTGGGACGCCCCAGATCAATAAGAGCGTCTAGAGCCGCCCGGACCGATCGGCCGGTGAAAAGGACATCATCCACCAGCACGATGTACCGTCCGTCAATGTCAAAGTCGATCTCCGTCTGTCGGACGATGGCCTGGGGACCCAGCTCGGCCAGGTCGTCCCGGTAGAGCGTGATATCCAGAGAGCCGATCGCAACCCCCTGCGCCCCTCGGAAAGCCAGTTCGTGGGCCAGCCGCTTGGCGAGCACCTCGCCCCGGCGGCGGATACCAATGATCCCCACGGGGACCTGCCGCGGCAGTGAGTCAAACACCGCCTGAGCCAGTTGCCCCACCAGCTCGCCGATCCCCTCGGCGTTCAGCAGGATATGGGTCGAGGTTTTCTCCATGACAGGCGAAAGGTAACACCATCCCGTTCCGCGGACAAGAGCTCCAATCACGTGATCGGACCACCATGGCCAATCCACCGATTTTGAGTTGACAGTCCCGGCTGACAATTGGTAGAGTTGGAGCGTGAAACTGGAGAAGTTGGGGAAAATGTCCTCGTATGGGACGTTTGGGTAACCGCGGACGTGGCTGCGCTGCCCATAGGAGCACGTTGAGGTTCGTTGGCGATGAAGAACACGTACACGACAGGCGAAGTGGCCGATATCTGCCGGGTCAGCCAGCAGACCGTGATCCGGTGTTTCGACAATGGTCGACTGAAGGGCTTCCGGGTCCCTGGGTCCCGCTTCCGGCGGATCCCGCATGACTCCCTGGTCGAGTTCATGAAGTCCAATCACATACCGCTCGAGTACCTCGAGTCGGGCAAGAAACGGGTCCTGGTGGTCGACGACGACGAGGCGATCCTGGAGATGCTCGTCGAACTGCTGGAGCGCGACGGCCGGTTCGAGGTCCGCGTCGCCCGCGGCGGCTACGAGGCCGGCATGCTCACCCAGGAGTTCCGTCCGGACGTCATCGTCCTGGACTACAAGCTCCCGGACGTGGACGGCCATCTGGTATGCCGGACCGTTCGGGGCAACCCGACGTTCTCCGAGACGCGGATCATCATGATCAGCGGCGTCGCCGATCCCGACGAGATTGCCATGCTCCGGGCCGCAGGCGCGGATGATTTCCTTCGCAAACCGTTCCAGATCGACGAGTTGATCGCCCGCATCCTTCAGCTCGTGCACGTATAGGAGGAGCTGTCTCGGTCGGGAGGGATGATCGATGGGTTTGACGGCAACCGAAACAAAGGGGGGGATGCACGGCCAGCACGGGAGTCAGGTCGAACTCATCCTCGCTCAGATCGAGTCTTTGCCTACGCTCCCGGCCGTGGCGGTCCAGCTCCTGGAGCTCAGCAGCAACGAGCGGGCCTCGATCCGCGATCTGGTGCGGATCGTCGAATCGGATCCGAGTCTGGCTGCCCGGATCGTGTCCCTGGTCCGACGAGCGGACAAGACCGCACATGCCGAGACAGTCGAGCGAGCGGTCATTCTCCTAGGGTTCGACGCGGTCCGCAATCTGGCTCTTTCCATCCAGATCTTCGAGACATTCTCCCATCGGGTCGAAAGCGGCTCCCGCAGGTTCGACCGGCTCGCCTTCTGGAAACACTGCCTGGCCGTGGGATGCGCCGCCCGGCTGCTCTGTGACAAACGCTGGGCGACTCGGGGCGTCGGCGGATCAGAACCTGTGCCCGATCCGGAGCAAGCTTTCATCTGCGGGCTGCTTCACGATCTCGGCAAGGTGGTCCTGGCCGCCTGCTTCCCCAAGACGTACGACCGGGTGGTCGAGAAGAGCGATGCCCTGCTGGGCAGCCTGCTCGACGTGGAACGAGAGCTCTTCGGGCTGGATCACACCCTGGCGGGACGCCGGCTGGCCACCTACTGGAAGCTGCCGACGATGATCGAGGAGTGCGTCTGGCTGCACCACCACCTGCCGGCTTCGACCCCCACGCAGATCGGCTTCCCCGGTCATGTCCGCCTGGTCCAGATGGCCGATGAACTGGTCCGCCACGTTCGAATTGGCTACTCGGGCAACTACCAGATGAGTCGATCGCTCTGGAGCGCCTTCGGCGTGCCCGGCGATATCCAGGCTGAAGTCGGCGCCCTCAAGACCGACTTGATCGAACTGGTTGAATCGCGGGTCGGGCTGATGGGACTCGATTCCCTGACCTCCCAGGAAGTTTATGAGGAGGCTCTGGGCAAGGCCAATCAGGAACTGGCCCAGGTCAACTTCCGGTTGAGCGAGCTGAACGGGCGGCTGGCCCAGCGATCGCAGTGCTTCGATGCCCTGCAGGAGTTCAAGTCCGCCCTGGGAGATGAGCCGGATCACGAACACATCAGCCGGGCCATGCTGGCCGCCACCCGGGTATCCCTGCCAATGGTCCCCGCGGCCGCGGTCGCTTGGTCACCGTGTCGATCACTGGTCGTGATGGCCGTCACCCCGCGCCAGGCCGCCGAGGTGCATACCGACCTGATGCCCGACGATCTCGCTGGCGGGACCCTTGCCGACCGGGGCCCGACCGCACAGGATCCCGAGCAGCTGCTCAGCCAGGCGCTCCTTGACCGGTTGACGCCCCTGCTCGGCGCGCCCCCGGCTTGGTGCCAGAGCATCCGGAAACAAGGGCGACTCCTGGGCTGCATCGTTCTCACCGAAGCTCCTCCACCCAGTATCATGGAGACGCTGACCGTGCTGGCCGACTGGGCCGGATCCTGGCTGTACGGTGCCGAGTCGCGAATGACCGCTAGCCGCCTCAGCGAGGAAATGTCCGACATGAATCGCCGGCTCGTGGAGTCCCAGGCCGAGGTGGCCCGGATGCGCTCCCTGGCCACGGTGGGGGAAATGGCCGCCGGCGCCGCCCACGAGATCAACAACCCCTTGGCGGTCATCAGCGGCCGAGCCCAGCTCCTGCATCGAAATGCCCAGGATGATCAGACCCGCCGCGTCGCCGACCTCATCGCCGAGCATGCACACAAGGCCAGCGCGATCGTGAATGAGCTCATGGAGTTCGCCAAGCCCAACCCGCCGCAGCCCACCACCTGGCCGATCGCCCGGCTGCTGAGCGAGCTTCGGGCCGAGTGGCTGACCAAGGCCTCGCTCGGCAACGAGCAATTCCACCTCGTGCTATCGGACGACCTGCCCGACGTCCACGCCGATGCCGCCCAGGTGCGGAAGTTATTTGACGAACTGGTTCGCAATGCGGTCGAGGCCATGCAGGACCAGCCAAAGCCACTCTTGCTGATCAATTGCCATGCCAATGTAGCCGATGAGATGGTCGTGGTCAGGGTCGAGGATAACGGTGTAGGCATGGCTCCCGAAGTGCTGGAACGTGCTACCGACCCGTTCTTCTCCTCCCGAACCGCCGGCCGCGGCCGGGGGCTGGGCTTGTCCCGAGCTGCTCGGTATGCCGAGATCAACGGCGGCCAGATGCGACTGTCGAGCCGACCCAGGGAGGGGACGGTAGTGCTGGTGACATTGCCGACGGCACGCAAACCTGAGGAGTGCGGCCGACGGGTGGTTCGGTAGCCGCGGAAGCGATTGGACCGCACCGGCCGGCTTACCATCTTTGAGGTTCCATAGGACTTCGGGCTTCCCTGAAACCCCGACCTGCCGTCGGGGACAAAACAAGATCCGGGCCAGGCGGGCTGTGGAGGCCTTCTCTCCTCTCCTCCTCCTCCTCGCTCTCGCGGCCAAAACGCCCGCCGGCCATTTTTTTCCCGCGGAAGCTCTGTCCGGTGTTCCCGGAAGAGGAAAGGCTGATGCCCAGGCGACCAACCGAGATCCTGGTGGTGGAACAAGACGCCGACGTCGCCGAGATGATTTCCCAGTGCCTCGGCGAGGCGATCCAGGCCAACGTCAGCCGTGCCCGCACCGGCCAGGAAGCACTTCGCAGCGAGCTCACCCATCGCCACGACCTGATCATCACCTCCTGCGACCTCCCGGACGGCGATGTCCTCGACCTGATGCGTCAGCTGCGCGTGTCCAACAAGTGCCCGGTCATCCTCTTGGCCGATAACCCCACACCCGCCCAGCTGGTCCAGGCCATGAAACTCGGCCTCCGCCACGTGCTGCTCCGGCCATTCGACATGGTCGAGCTCGCCGAGGTGGCCCGCTCCGCCATCCGATCTGCCCGTCGACGCCGCTGCCACCGCCTGCGCTACCAGCGCCTGCGGCTCCTCACCGCTCGAATCATCCGCGAACGCCGCGATCTGCGCCAGCGGGTCGATCTTATCTGCCAGGACGTGGTTCGATCCTATCGCAACCTCGCTCACAAGGTCGCGGAATCAGGCGTCCTGACCCAGGATTGAACCAACGCTTGGCCGCACTCCGGGCACACCCCACTTATGTTGCCCCTCAGGTCATAGCCGCATCTCTGGCAGCAATGCCCAGGATACATGCGGTCATGCCAGAAAAGAAACACGGTCGGAACGACGACAAGCAGAAGCAGAATCCACAGAGGCACGGAGACGTAGAACCCGAAGAAAGTGCGCTCAAAGTAGGGCATCCAACCCTGCTGGCCCACATACCCCAGGCCGAACTGCAAGTAACCTACAACGCCAGAAATGTCCTTCGGGGCATTCCCTGCGAAGTGAGTCAGACAGCCGCCCGCGAAAGACAGGCCGCAGGTGGGGCAGAGTCGCCAATGTCTGCCGTCAATATACGAACCGCGGCGGGTGTAGTGAACCGACCAGAAGAGTGACACAATCCACGCCGTCACGATCAGCAGCGAGAGGATCAGTCCCGCCCATTTGAGTACCCGCCGTTTCCGCTTTCGAGTTGAGCCCGATTTCCAGGGCGGAGGGTCCGGTGCGGAGGCTGTCCAACCAGAAACCTCACCGCCGCCGTGTACGCGGGCAAAACCCGTGACCCGTCCTTGTCTTGGTGAAAAAACGTGCATCGTGAGCGGGCCTATGCGAGCCGGCTGTCGCCGCCGGCGTCGTGGCCGTCAGGGTTGATGTGCCGATCCGCGTACATCGCGGCCAGGGTCTCTCCCCACTCGCGCGTCTCCTCTGCCGCGTGTACGACACCCACCCGAATGACGAGCAACAGAAGTGCCGCGGCTACCCCGCAGGACAGCCTTGTGATCTGGAACTGGATCCGCTGCCAGTAGGGCAGATCCGGACGGCGGTGCAGCAGATCACGGGCCGCAGCCGATGCCCTCTCCGCCCGGCGAAGAAGCCGGAGAGCCCGTCCGTTTGCCCGGGCGTGCAGGTTGGGCGGCAAGGCCTGACCCTGCAACAGCGTCAGCGACGCCTGGACCCGGTTCACCCGCGATACCTGTGCCCGACAGGCCGGGCAGAGCTCGATGTGCCTCGACAGTCGAGCGGGCAGGGGGCCACCCTCGGCCGACCACTTCGCCAAATCCCCGCGCCTGCAGGAAGCGCCGTCATCACCGCGTCGAAAGTCATCGAGCCTCGGAGTCGCCTCCGCAGGAGGATTCCGTGTCATCCCGTGACCTCCTCTCCAATGAGCTCGGCGAGTCTGATCACCGCTTGCCGACGGTACAGCCGGGCCGTGCCCGCCGTGATGCCCAGGACCCCCGCCACTTCGGCATACCGCATCTGCCCCAAATCCCGCAGAATGACGACTTCTCGGAGATGCCGGGGCAATTCGCTGATCGCCAGCCTCATCCGTTCGAGAGCCTCCCTCTCGTCGCAGACGACCGTCACCCCTGGCGGCGGGGGAAGATTGGCCCGTGATTCCACCAGCTCCGACCAGTGGGCCTTCTGCCGTTGCCGGGTCCGCAACGTCTCGATCGCCGCGTTGACCGCGATGCGATAGAAGTACCCCGCCGGGTTGGCCCCAACACCCTGCTGGCCGCGAGCGGTCAGGCGGCAGACGGCCGTTTGGTAGGCGTCAAGGACATCCGCTTCTGAACCCAGCATGCGCCATAAGGCGGTCAGCACAGCGGTCCCCTGGCCGCGGAGCAGACGCAGGATCCACTGCTGACTCTCGGCGACCTCGGCCGAGGTCAGCGACGCCAGGAGCGACCGCAACTCAAGTGGCAAGGCAGCAGCCTGGGCCATGTCTGGCTCCTCGAAGAATGATGCGCCTGGGGGGCGGATGTATATGCCGACCTGGGCGGCAATTCTCATCTTGGCACGGCAGGGCCTGCACAACGCCCCTCTATTCATTGACGCCTGACGCCCGAATCTAACAGTCCGCGCCACAAAAACACCTTAACGCCAACCTGACTCAGGCGTCTTGGGACTGTGGAGGCTCCACCATGGCACCAACAGACATCTCCGCCGGCGAGGGCATCGTGCGGACGGTCGACGAGCTCCTGGCCCGGGCGATCACTCGAAGGGCCAGCGATATCCACGTAGAGCCCAGCGAGAGCGGCCTTCTCATCCGGTACCGGTTGGACGGCCTGCTACAGGATGTCGATCGGCTGCCCGCCCATCTGGCAGACAACGTCATCGCCCGCCTCAAGGTCCTGGCCGGCCTGCTGACCTACCGAAAGGACATTCCCCAGGAGGGGGCCTTCCGAGCGGGCAATGGGAGTAGGGAAACCACCCCAGGAATAGACGTCCGTGTCGCCACCTTCCCCACCGTGTGCGGCGAACGGGCGGCACTCCGATTGATGTACGCGGTAGGCCAGGTCAGCGGGCTGGACGATCTCGGGCTTCCGCCAACCCTGTTGGCGCGGCTTCGGCGGGCGGCCGAGCAGCCCCAAGGCATGATCCTGGTCACCGGCCCCGCTGGCAGCGGCAAAAGCACTACCCTCTATGCCTTGGCCAGGCATATCCGCACCGTCACGCCCGGCCGGAGCGTGATCACCCTGGAGGATCCGGTGGAGCAGCGGCTTCCCGG carries:
- a CDS encoding response regulator, which translates into the protein MKNTYTTGEVADICRVSQQTVIRCFDNGRLKGFRVPGSRFRRIPHDSLVEFMKSNHIPLEYLESGKKRVLVVDDDEAILEMLVELLERDGRFEVRVARGGYEAGMLTQEFRPDVIVLDYKLPDVDGHLVCRTVRGNPTFSETRIIMISGVADPDEIAMLRAAGADDFLRKPFQIDELIARILQLVHV
- a CDS encoding type II/IV secretion system protein, translating into MAPTDISAGEGIVRTVDELLARAITRRASDIHVEPSESGLLIRYRLDGLLQDVDRLPAHLADNVIARLKVLAGLLTYRKDIPQEGAFRAGNGSRETTPGIDVRVATFPTVCGERAALRLMYAVGQVSGLDDLGLPPTLLARLRRAAEQPQGMILVTGPAGSGKSTTLYALARHIRTVTPGRSVITLEDPVEQRLPGVAQIQVQPHGELDYVRAMRSLLRQDVQVLLVGEIRDAETAHIVVEAALTGHLIVSTLHSGDPAEAVVRLLEMGIAPYQVAGALTLVCTQRLLRTLCPTCRGQGTCDVCLGSGYLGRTACGQVAEINDRLRQAILDRRPVGELRQLIKASGPDLAADARRLVDNGRTTLDEVRRVLGTLDGDQQEDV
- the pyrR gene encoding bifunctional pyr operon transcriptional regulator/uracil phosphoribosyltransferase PyrR, which codes for MEKTSTHILLNAEGIGELVGQLAQAVFDSLPRQVPVGIIGIRRRGEVLAKRLAHELAFRGAQGVAIGSLDITLYRDDLAELGPQAIVRQTEIDFDIDGRYIVLVDDVLFTGRSVRAALDALIDLGRPKAIRLAVLVDRPGRELPIQADFVGLTVKQPGVSVTVLLTESDGVEEVRSE
- a CDS encoding HDOD domain-containing protein, with protein sequence MGLTATETKGGMHGQHGSQVELILAQIESLPTLPAVAVQLLELSSNERASIRDLVRIVESDPSLAARIVSLVRRADKTAHAETVERAVILLGFDAVRNLALSIQIFETFSHRVESGSRRFDRLAFWKHCLAVGCAARLLCDKRWATRGVGGSEPVPDPEQAFICGLLHDLGKVVLAACFPKTYDRVVEKSDALLGSLLDVERELFGLDHTLAGRRLATYWKLPTMIEECVWLHHHLPASTPTQIGFPGHVRLVQMADELVRHVRIGYSGNYQMSRSLWSAFGVPGDIQAEVGALKTDLIELVESRVGLMGLDSLTSQEVYEEALGKANQELAQVNFRLSELNGRLAQRSQCFDALQEFKSALGDEPDHEHISRAMLAATRVSLPMVPAAAVAWSPCRSLVVMAVTPRQAAEVHTDLMPDDLAGGTLADRGPTAQDPEQLLSQALLDRLTPLLGAPPAWCQSIRKQGRLLGCIVLTEAPPPSIMETLTVLADWAGSWLYGAESRMTASRLSEEMSDMNRRLVESQAEVARMRSLATVGEMAAGAAHEINNPLAVISGRAQLLHRNAQDDQTRRVADLIAEHAHKASAIVNELMEFAKPNPPQPTTWPIARLLSELRAEWLTKASLGNEQFHLVLSDDLPDVHADAAQVRKLFDELVRNAVEAMQDQPKPLLLINCHANVADEMVVVRVEDNGVGMAPEVLERATDPFFSSRTAGRGRGLGLSRAARYAEINGGQMRLSSRPREGTVVLVTLPTARKPEECGRRVVR
- a CDS encoding response regulator encodes the protein MPRRPTEILVVEQDADVAEMISQCLGEAIQANVSRARTGQEALRSELTHRHDLIITSCDLPDGDVLDLMRQLRVSNKCPVILLADNPTPAQLVQAMKLGLRHVLLRPFDMVELAEVARSAIRSARRRRCHRLRYQRLRLLTARIIRERRDLRQRVDLICQDVVRSYRNLAHKVAESGVLTQD
- a CDS encoding aspartate carbamoyltransferase catalytic subunit; translation: MSKSRTTGSTPAAAAVRTGVVSAHPQDGFVWTRPHLLGLEDLSRDELLHIFKTAESFQEVSTRSIKKVPALRGRVVVNLFFEDSTRTRMSFSLAAQRLSADVMEFSAAKSSVTKGESLRDTVRNIEAMGVDTFVIRHTAAGAPHYITQFTNCHVLNAGDGQHEHPTQGLIDIFTIRERKGRIEGLNVVIVGDIAHSRVARSNLWGLNKLGAKVTLVGPTTLVPRAFEKMGANVSHNLDQALRDADVVNMLRIQRERMTSQLFPSTEEYVRLFGLTRERLKGTKPDLLILHPGPINRGVELASDVADGPNSSILRQVSNGLAIRMAVLFLVNQAPVSQGATAPGI
- a CDS encoding sigma-70 family RNA polymerase sigma factor, whose amino-acid sequence is MAQAAALPLELRSLLASLTSAEVAESQQWILRLLRGQGTAVLTALWRMLGSEADVLDAYQTAVCRLTARGQQGVGANPAGYFYRIAVNAAIETLRTRQRQKAHWSELVESRANLPPPPGVTVVCDEREALERMRLAISELPRHLREVVILRDLGQMRYAEVAGVLGITAGTARLYRRQAVIRLAELIGEEVTG
- the ccsA gene encoding cytochrome c biogenesis protein CcsA; amino-acid sequence: MLELLTCVLVGVLAQSLPADAQNARGMPATSTMPGLSRMPGPRTRTAQSRPATFPRLPNSLDIDPLREWVVQHEGRYPPLDTLARDVVRSVTGKVYFEKRDPILWLLAWTFQPEVWAYYPVIPVSNSDLRGELGLSRTQTRFSYADLLAAERLQSLSQELRMMRGGRKLDPLQSGVRDINEKLALLRRVFQGEVIRLVPGAAAESPWRAIGSSSAVGAPVPEAVRAAWHDLGGAFLAEDADAFTVAGDQLVAALDQVSASDRPDEHAVALELRYNRLFLFRKAYLAMAGGAILALIAALRGWRKLNAAAVAALVLGFAMLSYGLWLRWMIAGRIPASNMYESLLFLSWGMGAFGIVSMLLVRDRIVPITASWLGALALILAETLPVDPFIRPIAPVLLDTVWMSIHVPVIMLSYSVLALAALAAHVQLVLMAWAPGHQRLTTMIDAVHSWYMYAGCVLLAAGIATGSMWASSSWGRYWGWDPKEVWSLIAFLAYLAILHLRADKGDTPGWVYALGAGLGAVVLTILAISLRPLSGAEVGALLGATVAILLFVLARGPFATAFKSVLAFWTIVMTYVGVNYVLGIGVHSYGFGTGAVVRYMFMIGGIDLSLIVACAAVYLLRSRVARSAQVAPL